A genomic segment from Haladaptatus sp. R4 encodes:
- a CDS encoding inorganic phosphate transporter, with product MVEILFLIGLTVAIFVGFNVGGSNTGVAFGPAVGSQTISKVGAASLMSICALIGGWTVGRNVINTMGGEIVPSRFFTLEASIAILFFIGLALFLSNIVGVPASTSMTGVGTIAGLGLATDALNVGVMGRIVSWWLVSPVIAFWVSAIIGRYWYPTLLDWFAITQTKGTLLQIDRSGGIARPTLGPNTTMREFIGTLLVIIVGCYTAFSAGASNMANAIAPLVGSGAIEMNYGILIAGTAIAVGAFTIARRTLDTMGSELTDMPLLAALIVALVSSTLITVLSELGIPASIVIVSTMSIVGLGWGRATRVKEYTRRSTMIEEGPLGITGGALAVDSADTPTIKKTKPEENHHSSTSEVERNQHPDINSLYEPWTTARVIAMQNIVPGISTVSAYLLFEFVPLFG from the coding sequence ATGGTAGAGATACTCTTTCTCATTGGACTTACTGTCGCAATTTTCGTGGGCTTCAATGTTGGTGGTTCGAATACGGGAGTTGCTTTCGGTCCCGCAGTTGGTAGCCAAACGATCTCAAAGGTTGGTGCTGCATCTCTCATGAGTATCTGTGCTCTTATTGGCGGATGGACAGTTGGTCGCAATGTCATCAATACAATGGGTGGTGAAATTGTTCCGAGTCGATTTTTCACTCTGGAAGCGAGTATTGCAATTCTCTTTTTTATCGGATTGGCGTTGTTCCTTTCAAATATTGTTGGTGTCCCTGCCTCGACCTCAATGACTGGAGTTGGCACAATTGCTGGTCTCGGCCTTGCAACTGATGCACTGAACGTGGGAGTGATGGGGCGAATTGTTTCATGGTGGCTTGTCTCTCCGGTGATTGCCTTTTGGGTGAGTGCTATTATTGGTCGATACTGGTACCCTACCCTTCTCGATTGGTTTGCGATTACACAGACCAAAGGTACACTGCTTCAGATTGATCGCTCGGGGGGGATTGCCCGGCCGACACTCGGTCCAAATACAACTATGCGAGAATTCATTGGTACCTTGTTGGTTATCATCGTTGGCTGTTATACTGCATTCTCAGCAGGGGCATCGAATATGGCGAACGCAATTGCTCCACTCGTCGGCAGCGGTGCCATTGAAATGAACTATGGTATTTTGATAGCGGGGACTGCTATTGCAGTCGGTGCGTTTACCATTGCTCGACGAACTCTCGATACGATGGGAAGTGAACTCACTGATATGCCTCTACTTGCAGCATTGATCGTCGCACTTGTGAGTTCCACACTTATCACTGTCCTTTCAGAACTCGGGATTCCTGCTAGCATCGTTATTGTTTCTACGATGAGTATTGTCGGTCTTGGATGGGGCCGTGCCACTCGCGTAAAGGAGTATACTCGTCGCTCTACAATGATCGAAGAAGGTCCACTGGGAATCACTGGTGGCGCACTTGCTGTAGATTCAGCGGACACGCCAACAATAAAGAAAACCAAACCAGAAGAGAACCACCATTCCTCTACGAGTGAAGTAGAGAGGAATCAACACCCCGATATTAATTCGCTTTATGAACCGTGGACTACTGCACGGGTTATTGCCATGCAAAATATTGTTCCAGGGATTTCAACAGTCTCTGCGTACCTGTTGTTCGAATTCGTTCCTCTATTCGGTTAG
- a CDS encoding SprT-like domain-containing protein — MVLPTLHLLLIVRKREWTPLGSPLQFFSHDTPIDVLGYHRPANADGKCECNDRRYTGDTDFLDRARQHATTVAAEYFPELPVETIDWEVSHRAQRQVGVTKYDPTTEAITISLTWTAYEHHGREQFSATVCHELIHAWQYHELGTTDHSVTFTRWTDTLDTSGHCDSL; from the coding sequence TTGGTTCTTCCGACCCTTCATCTTCTTCTCATAGTACGCAAACGTGAGTGGACACCACTCGGCAGCCCGCTTCAGTTTTTTAGCCATGACACGCCAATTGACGTTCTCGGATATCACCGACCAGCAAACGCTGACGGAAAGTGCGAATGCAACGACCGACGATACACCGGAGACACCGACTTCCTCGACCGAGCACGACAGCACGCAACGACTGTCGCCGCCGAATACTTCCCAGAGCTGCCGGTCGAAACCATCGACTGGGAAGTCTCACATCGAGCGCAACGACAAGTAGGTGTGACGAAGTACGACCCGACAACAGAGGCGATCACGATTTCGTTGACCTGGACGGCCTACGAACACCACGGCCGGGAGCAATTCAGTGCGACTGTCTGCCACGAACTCATTCACGCATGGCAGTACCACGAGTTGGGCACCACGGATCACAGCGTAACGTTCACCCGCTGGACGGATACTCTCGATACCTCGGGCCACTGTGACTCATTATGA